In Vibrio atlanticus, the following proteins share a genomic window:
- a CDS encoding UPF0149 family protein, whose amino-acid sequence MTLQDILALPELEGKLITEHKTKGFVTAMAAAPNVLTPHEWLPFLWGGEEVAPFTDGEQLESYIEVIIALWNKTRPELIEGTWVWPEACQLDDAEVVNTAARDFCEGLLQGWQIARDDWETLMPEDSEDNALVGGVLLSLSMLYDPETSIATLAEQGIEGLEQFEEIFNAVPVMLCGLTQRGIALAEAQ is encoded by the coding sequence TTGACTTTACAAGATATTCTTGCGCTTCCAGAGTTGGAAGGAAAGCTAATCACAGAACACAAAACCAAGGGCTTTGTCACTGCAATGGCAGCCGCTCCAAATGTGTTAACCCCTCATGAATGGCTGCCATTCCTTTGGGGTGGCGAAGAAGTCGCACCTTTTACCGACGGTGAACAGCTGGAAAGCTACATTGAAGTTATCATCGCGCTTTGGAACAAAACCCGCCCAGAACTGATCGAAGGTACTTGGGTATGGCCTGAAGCTTGTCAATTAGATGATGCAGAAGTTGTAAATACAGCAGCTCGCGATTTTTGTGAAGGCTTACTTCAAGGTTGGCAGATAGCCCGTGATGATTGGGAAACACTGATGCCCGAAGACAGCGAAGACAACGCATTGGTCGGCGGCGTGTTGCTTTCACTAAGCATGCTTTACGATCCAGAAACTTCCATTGCTACGCTTGCAGAACAAGGCATCGAAGGCCTTGAGCAATTTGAAGAGATCTTTAATGCTGTGCCAGTGATGCTTTGCGGGTTAACGCA
- a CDS encoding hybrid sensor histidine kinase/response regulator encodes MVALGVYLAMFIAIVGSVTYYVVESPVRAKLQQNLDLRTQLLSELITAPLGSSQGFVDSLVGFAQAQRSDTDVIPLFIKSMLAASDDTIVSAGIWPEPHALDSDKILNSYFFNKADDGDIDQIFSYNNPKNTPYQNEYWYTSVLNKAQGTIAWSNVYIDPYTHVQMITASSPYYYDGTFAGVATVDLSLEELLGFIKNHAEEYNLGITLRDKLNQVLVSHNFNLVDGIYISSNQFGEFGWQVDVVNSKSRVADEVFRQVMSVEGGIVPLLLLCVMAGYYLLNRYLISPITTIAAQVDSSKAGEIIDVDYSSDDEIGHLIKTFNEKTIYLEAEKVKAQASTNAKTAFLATLSHEIRTPMNGVLGTAQILLKTPLSTEQEKHLKSLYDSGDHMMTLLNEILDFSKIEQGRLDLDETRFPLDSIIGSINSVYYTLSSEKGLQFKVYSEVPSGRWYFSDKARLRQILFNLLNNAVKFTSRGFVEVYLKEVVEGSDTYLSIRVRDTGIGISKEAQKRIFKPFEQAESSTTRRFGGTGLGLAIVKKITQLMEGSISVTSEEGIGTSFDVRLKIKPCQPGEIESLPHKKLDYSGLKVLIVEDNRTNTVIIETFMSSKGFTCKSVENGELAIQAVVAERFDLVLMDNHMPVMDGVESTTAIRALIGEISSVLVFGCTADVFKETRERMLGAGVDYIIAKPIDERELDDALFRYSNKLYQYHEVKAHDLDCLDVEKNDSQSNSESLPKPDLRNKDNTEELLVTLYVALEDNNLALIKSALESLRVHAEPMNNAKLTDHVDKALEQVSLGFTPEQEIINTITVNLPMA; translated from the coding sequence ATGGTAGCGCTTGGTGTATACCTCGCAATGTTCATTGCTATTGTCGGTAGTGTGACGTATTACGTCGTAGAATCTCCTGTACGCGCTAAGTTGCAACAAAACCTCGACTTACGTACACAACTGTTATCGGAATTGATTACAGCACCCCTCGGCAGCTCTCAAGGTTTTGTTGATAGTTTGGTTGGTTTCGCTCAGGCGCAGCGCAGTGATACTGATGTTATACCGTTATTTATTAAGTCAATGTTGGCGGCTAGCGATGACACGATCGTCAGCGCAGGTATTTGGCCAGAACCGCATGCATTGGATTCTGATAAAATCCTTAACAGTTATTTTTTCAACAAAGCCGACGATGGTGATATTGACCAGATCTTTTCTTATAACAACCCCAAAAATACGCCTTATCAAAACGAATATTGGTATACATCTGTATTAAACAAAGCGCAGGGAACCATTGCATGGAGCAATGTGTATATTGACCCATATACACATGTTCAAATGATCACAGCATCTTCACCTTACTATTACGATGGAACTTTTGCAGGTGTCGCGACGGTGGATCTCTCACTCGAAGAGTTACTCGGCTTTATCAAGAACCATGCGGAAGAATACAACCTTGGTATTACTCTAAGAGACAAACTCAACCAAGTGTTGGTTTCTCATAACTTCAATCTCGTTGATGGGATTTATATTAGTAGTAACCAATTTGGAGAGTTTGGATGGCAAGTGGATGTCGTCAACTCAAAATCACGAGTAGCAGACGAAGTGTTTCGTCAGGTAATGAGCGTTGAAGGCGGTATTGTGCCGCTGTTATTATTGTGTGTCATGGCAGGTTATTACTTACTGAATCGCTATTTGATAAGCCCAATCACAACGATTGCCGCCCAAGTTGATAGTTCTAAAGCAGGCGAGATCATCGATGTTGACTACTCCAGTGATGATGAAATCGGACATTTGATCAAAACCTTCAACGAAAAAACCATCTATCTCGAAGCTGAGAAGGTTAAAGCTCAAGCATCAACCAATGCCAAAACGGCCTTTCTTGCGACCTTGTCACACGAAATTCGTACCCCGATGAATGGTGTATTAGGAACGGCTCAGATCTTACTTAAAACCCCTTTGAGCACAGAGCAAGAGAAGCATCTTAAGAGCCTGTATGATTCGGGTGATCATATGATGACGTTACTCAATGAAATTTTGGATTTTTCAAAGATAGAGCAGGGTCGGTTAGATCTGGATGAAACACGATTCCCGCTTGATTCAATCATAGGCAGTATCAATAGTGTCTATTACACATTGTCTTCCGAGAAAGGGCTTCAATTCAAAGTGTACTCAGAAGTGCCTTCTGGCCGTTGGTACTTCTCAGACAAAGCACGCCTTCGCCAAATTTTATTTAACCTCTTAAACAACGCAGTCAAGTTTACCTCTCGAGGCTTTGTCGAGGTATACCTTAAAGAAGTCGTAGAGGGGAGTGACACCTACCTTAGTATTCGAGTTCGCGACACCGGTATTGGTATATCTAAAGAAGCACAAAAACGTATTTTTAAACCGTTTGAACAAGCTGAGTCTTCGACTACGAGACGCTTTGGCGGTACTGGTCTCGGGTTAGCGATTGTGAAGAAAATTACCCAATTGATGGAAGGCAGTATTAGTGTCACCAGTGAAGAAGGGATAGGCACCAGCTTCGATGTTCGCTTGAAGATTAAGCCTTGCCAGCCTGGCGAAATAGAGAGCTTGCCACATAAGAAGTTAGATTACTCTGGCTTAAAGGTACTGATTGTCGAAGATAACCGAACCAATACCGTCATTATTGAAACCTTTATGAGCAGTAAAGGATTTACTTGTAAGAGCGTCGAAAATGGTGAACTTGCGATACAAGCCGTGGTGGCTGAGCGCTTTGATTTGGTATTAATGGATAACCATATGCCAGTGATGGACGGCGTTGAATCAACCACTGCAATTCGAGCTTTGATAGGCGAGATATCATCGGTACTGGTGTTTGGTTGTACGGCTGATGTCTTTAAAGAGACTCGCGAACGTATGCTTGGTGCGGGTGTGGATTATATTATTGCCAAGCCGATTGATGAGCGTGAGTTGGATGATGCGTTATTCCGCTATTCAAACAAGCTTTACCAATACCATGAAGTTAAAGCTCATGATCTTGATTGCCTGGATGTGGAAAAAAACGATTCGCAAAGTAACAGCGAGTCACTACCTAAACCTGATCTACGAAACAAAGATAACACAGAAGAGCTACTCGTCACGCTGTACGTTGCGCTCGAAGATAATAACTTAGCGCTGATTAAGTCTGCATTAGAGAGCTTGCGTGTTCATGCTGAACCTATGAATAATGCAAAGCTCACAGATCACGTCGATAAAGCTTTAGAACAGGTTTCTCTCGGTTTCACTCCTGAACAAGAAATCATCAATACCATTACGGTAAATCTTCCTATGGCATAG
- a CDS encoding L-alanine exporter AlaE translates to MKSRGPFCIRNAAADTFAMVVFCFISGMIVEVFISGMTFEQSLASRTLSIPVNIAIAWPYGVFRDWFLRNGAKLSQSSLMKNLSDLVAYVLFQSPVYAGILLAVGASSDQIVTAVTSNAVISCGMGVLYGYFLDMCRKWFRVPGYYQQA, encoded by the coding sequence ATGAAGTCTCGTGGTCCATTCTGTATTCGAAACGCAGCTGCGGATACATTCGCTATGGTCGTTTTCTGTTTTATTTCTGGAATGATTGTTGAAGTGTTTATTTCTGGTATGACGTTTGAGCAGTCTCTTGCTTCTCGAACGTTATCTATTCCGGTAAACATAGCTATCGCTTGGCCTTATGGAGTCTTTCGTGATTGGTTCTTGCGTAACGGCGCAAAGCTTTCACAAAGCTCATTGATGAAAAACTTGTCTGACTTGGTGGCGTACGTGTTATTCCAGTCACCTGTGTATGCCGGTATTTTATTGGCAGTAGGTGCTTCGAGCGACCAGATTGTTACGGCTGTAACCAGTAACGCTGTTATCTCATGTGGTATGGGCGTGCTGTACGGTTACTTCTTAGATATGTGCCGTAAATGGTTTAGAGTTCCGGGCTACTATCAACAAGCTTAA
- a CDS encoding LysR family transcriptional regulator: MHHFNIRALEYLNALSKYGSLRKASKMMNVDPAAMSRMLTQLEAQAGMKVWERNNRQSLLTEAGNELLHYYRSIVRGEAAVLTRLAKLKNLKGGSVSIAIGEGFITNLVSKPMQTFMTRYPDINLSIEIAGALDAVKMLEDQQIDFAITYASAPHPKLHSHVERSHPLELIAPKGHFLTMKEAPVTLQDIKDVSLALIDNSTGMGRLVKHAEQMSHFTLEPKLQTNSVTALTNFVSAGLGVTFMPKLTVIDEIKSGQIEVVATELEMLSKATVKVQSLKDRALTLQAETLLDFLLENATFLSHDAYNI; the protein is encoded by the coding sequence ATGCATCACTTTAATATCCGCGCTCTTGAGTATTTAAACGCGTTGTCTAAGTATGGCTCATTGCGTAAGGCATCCAAGATGATGAATGTTGACCCTGCTGCAATGAGCAGAATGCTGACCCAGCTCGAAGCGCAAGCGGGAATGAAAGTTTGGGAACGCAACAACCGCCAATCACTGTTAACTGAGGCGGGTAATGAGCTGCTGCATTACTATCGTTCCATTGTTCGTGGAGAGGCTGCAGTGCTTACTCGACTAGCCAAGCTTAAAAACCTCAAAGGAGGCAGTGTAAGTATTGCCATCGGTGAAGGGTTTATTACCAACTTGGTGTCAAAGCCGATGCAAACCTTTATGACCCGTTATCCTGATATCAACCTTTCTATTGAAATTGCAGGGGCATTGGACGCGGTCAAGATGTTGGAAGATCAACAGATAGACTTCGCAATAACCTATGCTTCTGCTCCACATCCTAAACTGCACTCCCACGTTGAACGTAGCCATCCGCTCGAATTGATTGCTCCGAAGGGGCACTTCCTTACGATGAAAGAAGCACCTGTGACACTGCAAGATATTAAGGATGTGTCTTTGGCGTTGATCGACAACTCAACAGGGATGGGTCGATTGGTCAAGCATGCCGAGCAAATGTCACATTTCACGTTAGAACCTAAGCTTCAGACGAACTCAGTCACTGCACTGACTAACTTTGTTTCAGCAGGGTTGGGTGTCACCTTTATGCCTAAGCTCACGGTGATCGATGAAATAAAGTCAGGGCAGATTGAAGTGGTTGCGACCGAGTTGGAGATGCTATCGAAGGCGACGGTTAAGGTTCAATCTTTAAAAGACCGCGCACTCACGCTACAGGCCGAAACCTTGTTAGATTTCTTACTTGAAAACGCCACTTTCTTGAGTCATGACGCTTACAATATCTAA
- a CDS encoding D-amino acid dehydrogenase — translation MEVIVIGSGVIGLTSAWYLAKEGHTVTVIDRQDSSGKETSFANAGQISYGYSSPWAAPGIPLKAMKWLTQEHAPLKVKPSLSPELVAWATKMLANCNEAKYAMNKSRMLRVANFSRECLTHLRTSEDLAYEGRQKGTLQVFRSEKQLDAIQQDMKLLTESGIEHSLFDVDQCLSVESGLADVKDKLVGGLYLPHDETGDCHQFCLTLTEKAKQLGVRFVFDTEVVSLNHQNQAIETITTTQGEFKADAYVVASGSYSRELLKQVDLSIPVYPVKGYSLTLPIVNVDKSPTSTVMDETYKVAMTRFDDRIRIAGTAELAGFDYLIPEKRKATIDMVIKDLFPQAGDFSKAEYWTGLRPMTPDGTPIIGKTPIKNLFTNTGHGTLGWTMACGSGKILASIVSGSASDIKSDDLSIHRYL, via the coding sequence ATGGAAGTTATTGTAATTGGTAGCGGTGTTATTGGGTTAACCAGTGCTTGGTACCTTGCGAAAGAAGGTCATACAGTGACGGTTATTGATCGTCAAGATAGCAGTGGCAAGGAAACCAGCTTTGCGAATGCAGGGCAAATTTCTTACGGATATTCTTCACCATGGGCGGCACCGGGGATTCCGTTGAAAGCAATGAAATGGCTTACCCAAGAGCATGCGCCTCTAAAAGTGAAGCCGTCACTTTCTCCTGAATTAGTTGCTTGGGCGACTAAGATGTTGGCCAACTGTAATGAAGCCAAGTACGCCATGAATAAGTCACGCATGTTAAGAGTGGCAAACTTCAGTCGAGAGTGTCTTACTCATCTAAGAACCAGTGAAGATTTAGCTTATGAGGGCAGGCAGAAAGGCACCTTGCAAGTATTCAGAAGCGAGAAGCAACTCGATGCTATTCAGCAGGATATGAAGCTATTAACAGAGAGTGGGATCGAACACTCGCTGTTTGATGTTGACCAGTGTCTGTCAGTGGAGTCGGGTTTAGCGGACGTCAAAGACAAGCTGGTGGGCGGCTTATACTTACCTCATGATGAAACCGGTGATTGCCATCAGTTCTGTTTAACCTTGACTGAGAAAGCCAAGCAACTCGGTGTTAGGTTCGTGTTTGATACTGAAGTGGTAAGTTTGAATCACCAGAATCAAGCCATTGAGACTATTACAACGACTCAAGGCGAGTTTAAAGCGGATGCTTACGTGGTCGCGTCAGGAAGCTATTCTCGAGAACTATTAAAGCAAGTCGACTTGTCTATACCGGTTTACCCAGTGAAAGGATATTCACTAACATTGCCTATCGTGAATGTAGATAAGTCACCGACTTCGACTGTTATGGATGAAACCTACAAGGTCGCGATGACGCGATTTGATGATCGTATTCGTATCGCGGGTACGGCAGAACTCGCTGGTTTTGACTACCTAATCCCAGAAAAACGTAAAGCCACGATTGATATGGTGATAAAAGATCTTTTCCCACAAGCGGGGGACTTTTCTAAGGCTGAATACTGGACTGGGCTAAGACCAATGACGCCAGATGGCACGCCTATCATCGGCAAGACGCCTATCAAAAATTTATTTACCAATACAGGTCATGGGACATTAGGTTGGACAATGGCATGTGGCTCAGGAAAGATCTTAGCAAGCATAGTCAGTGGCTCTGCCAGTGATATTAAATCTGATGACTTAAGTATCCATCGTTATTTGTAG
- a CDS encoding IS5 family transposase — protein sequence MPRTMLTDIRWELLLQVMKSTGRIYDKTEHRMTFEGILYRMRTGIPWRDLPSEFGEWSTVYRRFNLWSKKGILDKLFKSLSSMADFEWVFLDGSIVRAHQHSTGAATESSEQIGKSRGGNSTKIHLAVDSGGLPICFDLSEGQRHDIVHAESLVEQLDEVNTIVCDKGYDSEPFRTFVKERGGETVIAKRNYGQDIDKDSMDWCLYKYRHLVENAFGRIKHYRAISSRYDKLERNYASMLSLAFMLMWLPMYC from the coding sequence ATGCCAAGAACAATGCTAACTGATATTCGCTGGGAACTGCTACTCCAAGTTATGAAAAGTACAGGTCGTATTTACGATAAAACTGAACATCGAATGACATTTGAAGGAATACTTTATCGAATGAGAACAGGTATTCCTTGGCGAGATCTACCCTCTGAGTTCGGAGAGTGGAGTACCGTTTACAGACGATTTAATCTTTGGTCAAAGAAAGGGATTTTAGATAAACTTTTCAAAAGCTTATCTAGCATGGCTGATTTTGAATGGGTCTTTCTTGATGGCTCTATAGTTCGAGCGCATCAGCATAGTACAGGTGCAGCTACTGAAAGCTCAGAGCAAATAGGAAAAAGTCGCGGGGGCAACTCAACCAAAATTCACTTAGCCGTAGATAGTGGTGGTCTGCCGATTTGCTTTGATTTATCAGAAGGACAACGCCACGATATAGTGCATGCCGAAAGCTTAGTTGAACAACTCGATGAAGTTAATACTATCGTTTGTGATAAAGGATATGACAGCGAACCTTTCCGTACTTTTGTTAAGGAACGTGGCGGAGAAACGGTAATTGCTAAACGCAATTACGGACAAGATATAGACAAAGACAGTATGGATTGGTGTCTATACAAGTATCGTCACTTGGTCGAAAATGCCTTTGGGAGAATTAAGCATTATCGAGCTATTTCAAGTAGATATGACAAGCTAGAAAGGAATTATGCCAGCATGTTATCGCTGGCATTCATGTTAATGTGGCTACCGATGTATTGTTGA
- a CDS encoding pyridoxal-phosphate dependent enzyme: MKLNNSPVTQHQYNDHTFFLKRDDKLHSHFCGNKARKFMKLLEDDHPNTTTLISYGSAQANSLFSLAALAKIKGWTLEFYVDHLPQWLQERPLGNYRGAIDLGAKVISVKETGSELHPQAYIEQIRQPGSDCIVLPEGGRSQLSEYGVKQLAMEILSWTRFENKHDFVVALPAGTGSTALYLHKHLKLHNIPVLTCACVGGSDYLTQQFNELGETDHPQILPLKTKHHFGKLYQQDYQTWLDLQEQTDIEFDLLYDPLMWQCLERWQEDNPTKTIIYIHQGGILGNESMLPRYQRKYPEMSISKTNASW, translated from the coding sequence ATGAAACTAAATAATAGCCCTGTAACTCAGCATCAATACAACGATCACACCTTTTTCTTAAAGCGAGACGATAAGCTTCACTCCCACTTTTGCGGCAACAAAGCCAGAAAGTTCATGAAGCTACTGGAAGACGATCACCCAAACACCACCACTCTAATAAGCTATGGGTCCGCTCAAGCTAACTCCTTGTTCTCGCTAGCCGCACTTGCAAAAATCAAAGGCTGGACGCTTGAGTTTTACGTCGACCACCTTCCTCAATGGCTACAAGAACGCCCACTCGGCAACTACCGTGGCGCTATCGATCTTGGGGCTAAGGTTATTTCAGTCAAAGAAACAGGCTCTGAGCTTCATCCACAAGCGTATATTGAACAAATAAGGCAACCAGGTTCCGATTGTATTGTGTTACCTGAAGGTGGACGTTCTCAGCTTTCTGAATATGGCGTGAAGCAACTGGCGATGGAAATACTCAGCTGGACGCGCTTCGAAAACAAACACGATTTTGTGGTTGCACTGCCCGCTGGTACTGGTAGCACAGCGCTGTATCTTCATAAGCATTTAAAACTGCACAACATCCCGGTTTTAACCTGTGCTTGTGTTGGTGGCAGTGACTATTTAACGCAGCAGTTCAATGAGCTTGGCGAGACCGATCACCCGCAGATCTTACCGCTCAAAACCAAACACCACTTTGGTAAGTTGTATCAGCAGGATTATCAAACTTGGTTAGATCTACAAGAGCAAACCGACATTGAATTTGACCTGCTCTATGACCCTTTGATGTGGCAATGCTTGGAACGTTGGCAAGAAGACAACCCGACCAAAACCATCATCTACATCCATCAAGGCGGCATCTTAGGCAACGAGTCGATGTTGCCGCGCTATCAGCGGAAGTATCCGGAGATGAGCATTAGCAAAACCAACGCATCTTGGTAA
- a CDS encoding sensor histidine kinase, whose protein sequence is MISNFLTSTKTLTGRLAVFFGLMAVIVSAFVYIVFIVALYMSEDRVGERRILIDRNYAVELFQAGESGELRIDDLTVAYNDPSFVPPEYYKLIANKESFLGEIGEEPESRMVYVGEYSDKGKTHPIILLSEIDRVEFAISELVYATAFVLTLLSILIFSFGALLYRLSKRLIEPFNSLSEQLESNKLNLNEEFGVSDDAAVEFRQLTDQLNQYRREINSLVKREQAFARYSSHELRTPLTVARGANKLLLRSETTEFQSRQVERIDEAIVQMSEMVDALLGLVRYERNSDDAPLRLFSQQELETIVSKNTLQANEKAVEISLLVQSEPIIQATSAIMNMLVGNLLRNAIAATNSGTVSITLSQDNLVIEDQGEGLQEQYNPNGHGLGLLIVDDLCQRFHWDFELVNRNSGGCTARIAFQTDSSLSTLKQANS, encoded by the coding sequence TTGATTTCCAACTTTCTGACAAGCACTAAAACCCTCACCGGCCGCTTAGCTGTTTTCTTTGGGCTAATGGCCGTGATTGTGTCTGCGTTCGTCTATATCGTTTTTATTGTCGCGCTCTACATGTCTGAAGACCGGGTCGGAGAAAGACGCATCTTGATTGACCGCAATTACGCCGTCGAGCTATTTCAAGCCGGAGAAAGTGGTGAGTTAAGAATTGATGATCTGACAGTCGCCTATAACGACCCGTCATTCGTACCTCCCGAATATTATAAGCTCATTGCAAATAAAGAGAGCTTTCTCGGAGAGATCGGCGAAGAGCCAGAGTCAAGAATGGTCTATGTTGGCGAGTATTCTGACAAAGGAAAAACCCACCCAATAATCCTACTTTCCGAAATAGACCGTGTTGAATTTGCTATTTCTGAACTTGTGTACGCGACCGCCTTTGTGCTCACGTTACTTTCTATCTTAATTTTTAGTTTTGGTGCTCTGCTCTATCGACTGTCAAAACGACTGATTGAACCATTCAACTCTCTCTCTGAGCAACTTGAGTCGAATAAACTCAATCTCAACGAAGAGTTCGGTGTGAGTGATGATGCGGCAGTTGAATTTCGTCAGCTAACCGATCAACTGAATCAGTATCGTCGAGAAATCAATTCCTTGGTCAAGCGTGAACAAGCCTTTGCTCGATACTCAAGCCATGAGTTAAGAACACCACTAACCGTTGCTCGTGGTGCGAATAAATTACTATTAAGAAGCGAAACCACCGAGTTTCAATCTCGGCAGGTTGAACGCATTGATGAAGCCATTGTTCAGATGTCTGAGATGGTCGATGCCTTGCTTGGCCTAGTTCGTTACGAAAGAAATAGTGACGATGCACCGCTGCGCTTGTTTAGCCAGCAAGAATTAGAGACCATCGTTTCCAAAAATACATTACAAGCAAATGAGAAAGCAGTCGAAATATCCCTACTCGTTCAATCTGAGCCTATAATTCAAGCCACCAGTGCGATCATGAACATGTTGGTTGGCAACTTGTTGAGAAATGCGATTGCAGCGACCAATAGTGGCACAGTGAGCATCACTCTCTCACAAGACAATCTGGTAATTGAAGACCAAGGAGAAGGCCTTCAGGAACAGTACAATCCGAATGGTCATGGATTAGGTTTATTGATTGTCGACGACTTGTGTCAGCGCTTCCATTGGGACTTTGAGTTGGTCAATCGCAACTCTGGAGGGTGTACTGCAAGAATCGCCTTTCAGACAGATTCCTCCTTATCCACATTAAAGCAAGCAAACTCGTAA
- a CDS encoding response regulator transcription factor, with protein MKRVLLVEDNREIAGVLIDYFECIGMELDYADNGELGLQLALENSFDIIILDLMLPRMDGLTVCNKLRDQGNATPILMLTALDSRDDMLKGFQHGADDYLTKPFDLDILEARMNALVRRYRGKVASSKLQFGELTIDQKTRKAYRQDKLLALNPTTYTILEMLCQNAPEVVTREDISYKLWEEDEPNNDVLRSHIYQLRNQLDKPFDSQMLITVPKIGFRLESSN; from the coding sequence ATGAAACGAGTTCTATTAGTCGAAGATAACCGTGAAATCGCAGGTGTCTTGATTGATTATTTTGAGTGTATTGGTATGGAACTCGATTATGCGGACAACGGCGAACTCGGCCTGCAACTCGCGTTGGAAAACTCATTTGATATCATCATATTGGATCTGATGTTGCCAAGAATGGACGGCCTCACGGTTTGTAATAAATTGCGAGACCAAGGCAACGCGACACCTATTTTGATGCTGACCGCGCTAGATAGCCGCGATGATATGTTGAAAGGGTTTCAGCATGGTGCCGATGACTATCTAACCAAGCCTTTTGATTTGGATATTTTAGAAGCAAGAATGAACGCACTAGTTCGTCGTTACCGCGGAAAAGTAGCCTCTTCAAAACTTCAGTTCGGTGAACTCACCATCGACCAAAAAACCCGTAAAGCTTACCGCCAAGATAAGCTTCTTGCGCTAAACCCAACCACTTACACCATACTTGAGATGCTCTGCCAAAACGCACCGGAAGTGGTGACTCGTGAAGATATCTCCTACAAATTATGGGAAGAAGATGAACCCAATAATGATGTGCTGCGCAGTCACATCTATCAATTACGAAATCAACTCGACAAGCCTTTTGACAGTCAAATGTTGATTACGGTTCCTAAAATAGGATTCCGCTTGGAGTCATCGAATTGA
- a CDS encoding glycosyltransferase family 2 protein, whose translation MSELHISRPKISTSQINPAVSLSIIVPFYDEQEVLEEFHSRLTKVLDSLPITSEIVYVDDGSKDNSLELVSSFTSINSSISVIGLSRNFGKESAMSAGLEHCRGQAVILLDADLQDPPELIPQMIAKWREGYDVVNMQRSQRDGETWFKKFSAASFYKVMNVAAKIDVPENVGDFRLLSREVVDHINQLPERNRYMKGIFSWPGFRQATLQFKRDARFCGETKWNYLKLIGLAMDGITSFSIRPLRIATAVGGLVALTAFVYGVFIVFKTMMFGEPITGYPSMMVVQLALGGIQLLSIGLMGEYIGRIFIETKNRPLYLIQSVVDTPALKTHFKLEESA comes from the coding sequence ATGTCTGAACTTCATATAAGCCGCCCTAAGATATCTACATCGCAGATCAACCCTGCGGTTTCTCTGTCTATCATTGTGCCTTTTTACGATGAACAAGAGGTATTGGAAGAGTTCCACTCTCGCCTTACCAAGGTGCTGGATAGCTTACCCATCACCAGTGAAATCGTTTATGTCGATGATGGCAGCAAAGATAACAGCTTGGAGTTGGTGAGTTCATTCACTTCAATCAATAGCTCAATTTCTGTTATCGGTTTAAGCCGTAATTTTGGCAAAGAATCAGCGATGAGCGCAGGCCTTGAGCACTGTCGTGGACAAGCGGTGATTTTGCTAGACGCTGACTTACAAGATCCACCTGAGCTTATCCCGCAAATGATTGCCAAGTGGCGCGAAGGTTATGACGTCGTCAATATGCAGCGCAGCCAGCGTGATGGTGAAACATGGTTTAAGAAGTTTTCAGCAGCGAGCTTTTACAAAGTCATGAACGTGGCTGCGAAGATTGATGTTCCTGAGAATGTGGGTGATTTTCGACTGTTAAGCCGAGAGGTTGTCGACCATATCAATCAGCTTCCAGAACGTAACCGCTACATGAAAGGCATTTTTTCATGGCCGGGTTTCCGACAAGCGACACTCCAATTTAAGCGTGATGCTCGCTTCTGTGGCGAGACCAAGTGGAACTACCTCAAGTTAATCGGTTTGGCGATGGATGGGATTACCTCGTTCTCTATCCGCCCTCTGCGTATTGCGACGGCCGTTGGTGGTTTAGTGGCTCTTACTGCTTTTGTATATGGCGTCTTCATCGTGTTCAAAACCATGATGTTTGGCGAGCCAATTACGGGTTATCCGTCAATGATGGTCGTGCAACTTGCACTTGGCGGAATCCAACTGTTGAGTATTGGTTTAATGGGGGAGTACATAGGTCGTATTTTCATCGAAACCAAGAATCGCCCTCTTTATCTGATCCAATCGGTCGTTGATACTCCCGCATTGAAAACACATTTTAAATTAGAGGAATCAGCATGA